The following proteins are co-located in the Microbulbifer sp. VAAF005 genome:
- a CDS encoding DUF1826 domain-containing protein: MSLTDFTERSHETLITQTPSAELAPKEEGLSEADVPNIRRAVSADIGEVLTDIFQADINMAIWQRELPSSIASDCRTLLNSGVHPNRRILLPTTKIDRLAEVLPELKPYPHLCADIQLLADMFSYLFELSGVGIRLTTLNSAMCPKFHVDRVPCRLITTYLGTGTEWLTPDSIDPNTLDLKANQEFPPTSINHLACGSVALLKGELWEGNEGFGLIHRSPSVDPGQLRLLLTFDFGSADE; encoded by the coding sequence TTGAGCCTGACCGACTTTACAGAAAGAAGCCATGAGACACTTATCACACAAACTCCAAGTGCTGAACTGGCTCCGAAAGAGGAAGGACTGTCAGAGGCAGACGTGCCAAATATCCGTCGGGCCGTATCTGCAGATATTGGAGAAGTTTTAACAGATATTTTCCAAGCTGATATCAATATGGCCATCTGGCAACGGGAACTGCCCAGTAGCATAGCCAGTGATTGCCGCACCCTCTTAAATAGTGGTGTACACCCCAACCGCCGGATTCTGCTTCCCACCACCAAGATTGACCGTCTCGCTGAAGTATTACCGGAGCTTAAGCCCTACCCGCACCTATGTGCTGATATCCAGCTACTGGCAGATATGTTCAGTTACCTATTTGAGCTAAGTGGAGTCGGTATTCGTTTAACAACCCTGAACAGTGCAATGTGCCCCAAGTTTCATGTAGATCGGGTGCCCTGCCGATTGATTACGACATATTTAGGTACAGGTACAGAGTGGCTGACTCCAGACTCTATTGACCCAAATACGCTCGACTTAAAGGCTAACCAGGAATTCCCTCCAACTTCCATCAATCACCTGGCATGCGGCTCGGTTGCCCTTCTCAAAGGCGAACTCTGGGAGGGCAATGAAGGATTCGGCCTAATCCATCGCTCACCCAGTGTCGATCCCGGCCAACTGCGACTACTGCTCACTTTCGATTTCGGGTCCGCCGACGAGTAA
- a CDS encoding TonB-dependent receptor codes for MKLTANLFALMTLSNLAHGISGQVLDSSGEPIYGASIEVAGSRQQAQTDAQGRFSLEVNTSQLREIHINAPGHSHKTVILQAGQDEPLKVTLQHTVIEQIDVTATPLHASTIESAQPVTVVAGEELRRKQASTLGETLKNEVGVHSSYFGPVASSPIIRGLNGPRVLITQNGLDSADASRVGPDHVVATETITAEQIEILRGPATLFYGSGAIGGVVNVVDERIPTSSENRTAYSLGSNTVADEREASLAHTGGNDQLAYHVDSFWRKGDDYEIPTSSDYGEESSGVLENSDSKSKGFNIGGNWFLDNGSIGLAYGRLERINGIPGHSHSHAEEHEEHEEDGSEHHDEHEEELEVVSDLKQDRWQLASELSLDNPWLSSLDARIGYTDYEHSEIENNAVGTTFSNQTLQARVNLLLQEMAGWRGAITLESKTTDFEAIGEEAFTPPSTTESSAIGLIQEKHTGEFLWQLGARIERVTIEAADDDWEGEISIS; via the coding sequence ATGAAACTTACTGCGAACCTTTTCGCACTGATGACCCTATCTAACCTGGCCCATGGGATTTCCGGCCAGGTATTAGATTCTTCTGGAGAGCCCATCTATGGCGCTAGTATTGAAGTCGCGGGAAGTAGACAGCAGGCACAAACAGATGCGCAGGGCCGATTTTCACTTGAGGTGAATACTTCACAGCTCCGCGAGATCCATATCAATGCCCCGGGGCACAGCCATAAGACAGTAATTTTACAAGCTGGTCAGGATGAGCCCCTGAAGGTTACCTTGCAACACACTGTTATCGAACAAATTGACGTAACAGCCACACCATTACATGCTTCCACCATTGAATCAGCACAACCAGTAACAGTGGTAGCCGGCGAAGAGCTGCGTCGAAAACAAGCCTCCACTTTGGGAGAAACCCTCAAGAATGAAGTGGGGGTTCATTCCAGCTACTTTGGACCAGTAGCCAGCAGTCCTATTATCCGGGGACTCAACGGCCCCCGTGTTCTGATTACCCAAAATGGGCTCGATAGCGCTGATGCCTCCCGAGTTGGCCCAGACCATGTCGTCGCCACTGAGACTATTACTGCAGAGCAGATAGAAATCCTGCGGGGACCTGCCACTCTATTTTATGGTTCAGGAGCCATCGGTGGCGTAGTCAATGTGGTAGATGAGCGGATCCCTACCTCTAGTGAAAACAGGACCGCTTACTCGCTGGGAAGCAATACCGTGGCAGATGAGCGCGAAGCCTCGCTGGCTCATACCGGCGGCAATGATCAGCTGGCGTATCACGTGGACAGCTTCTGGCGCAAAGGTGACGACTATGAAATTCCCACCTCAAGCGACTATGGCGAAGAATCCAGTGGGGTATTAGAGAACAGTGACTCAAAAAGCAAAGGGTTCAACATCGGTGGCAACTGGTTTTTAGATAATGGTTCAATCGGCCTTGCCTATGGACGCCTGGAGCGAATTAACGGTATTCCCGGGCACAGCCATTCGCACGCTGAAGAACATGAGGAACACGAGGAAGATGGGTCAGAGCATCATGACGAGCATGAAGAAGAGTTAGAAGTAGTCTCTGACTTGAAACAGGACCGCTGGCAATTGGCTAGCGAACTGTCACTGGATAACCCATGGTTGAGCAGCCTGGATGCCAGAATTGGCTACACAGACTACGAACATTCTGAGATCGAAAACAACGCTGTCGGTACGACATTCAGTAATCAAACACTGCAAGCACGGGTCAACCTGCTGCTGCAAGAGATGGCTGGCTGGCGTGGTGCAATAACCCTGGAAAGCAAAACCACTGATTTTGAAGCAATAGGCGAAGAGGCGTTCACTCCGCCGAGCACAACGGAAAGCTCAGCGATTGGGCTAATACAGGAAAAGCACACGGGAGAGTTCCTATGGCAGTTAGGAGCCCGAATCGAAAGAGTCACTATCGAAGCCGCCGATGATGACTGGGAGGGGGAAATCTCGATAAGTTAG
- a CDS encoding TonB-dependent receptor: MVWDIAANYNAGISFTHAQRAPSAAELFSYGPHIGTSTFEVGALFRLDDTEEPYFYYENNVEEEVSNNIDLSFRRHSGNIGWVLNLFYNQVDNFYYERNTGYTSEDIEEHDHDEEEESHDHGELPVYVFDQADSTLYGLEAEFAWQISKPLTLTLWGDTVRGKLDDGGNLPRTPPARLGGMLSYSSNGWDAGIEITHAFEQNKVSELETSTAAYTLLNTELAYTFQGSQHDLTVYLKANNLTDELAYVHSSFLKELAPLPGRNFSVGLQGMF; encoded by the coding sequence TTGGTCTGGGACATTGCCGCTAATTACAATGCCGGCATCTCTTTTACCCACGCCCAACGAGCACCCAGTGCCGCTGAACTTTTTTCTTATGGTCCCCATATTGGCACCAGCACCTTCGAAGTCGGCGCACTATTTAGACTGGATGACACAGAAGAGCCCTATTTTTACTACGAGAACAATGTTGAGGAAGAGGTTTCCAACAACATTGACCTCAGTTTTCGCCGGCATTCCGGAAATATCGGCTGGGTGCTGAATCTATTCTACAACCAGGTTGATAATTTCTACTACGAGCGAAATACGGGCTACACCAGCGAAGATATTGAAGAACACGATCACGATGAGGAAGAAGAGAGTCACGATCATGGCGAATTACCCGTTTATGTCTTCGATCAAGCTGATTCGACACTCTACGGGCTAGAAGCTGAATTTGCCTGGCAAATATCCAAGCCACTCACATTAACACTGTGGGGAGACACTGTTCGTGGAAAGTTAGATGACGGAGGTAACCTGCCTCGCACTCCACCTGCACGATTGGGCGGTATGTTAAGTTATAGCTCCAATGGATGGGATGCAGGAATTGAGATTACGCACGCGTTTGAGCAAAACAAAGTATCAGAACTGGAAACCAGCACCGCTGCTTACACACTTTTGAATACTGAGCTTGCATACACTTTTCAAGGAAGCCAACACGACCTCACCGTTTATCTGAAGGCTAACAATCTAACTGACGAGTTAGCTTACGTGCATTCATCCTTCCTAAAGGAACTTGCTCCACTGCCGGGGCGGAACTTTAGTGTTGGATTGCAAGGCATGTTTTAG
- a CDS encoding DUF6702 family protein — translation MKVLLSFLLIVTTSVFALQASAHRYHFGLTDISVNERTQTLEISHRFFVADIEKALSISASKELNEAQKQMENYVNSRFQISQENGEVVKLNWVGMEADVHDIWIYQEVPLVDISSKKLNVKQSTLMEIERDQVNTLNVNNGRRTQSYTLKPGESKVGFTL, via the coding sequence ATGAAAGTTTTACTTTCCTTTTTATTGATAGTCACGACCTCTGTATTCGCACTCCAGGCTAGCGCACATCGCTATCATTTTGGTTTGACCGATATCTCCGTAAATGAGCGAACTCAAACACTAGAGATTTCCCATCGTTTTTTTGTTGCTGATATTGAAAAGGCCCTATCAATAAGCGCCAGTAAGGAGTTGAATGAAGCGCAGAAACAGATGGAGAACTATGTCAATTCAAGATTCCAAATTAGCCAGGAAAATGGTGAAGTGGTGAAGCTTAATTGGGTAGGTATGGAAGCTGATGTTCATGATATCTGGATATATCAGGAAGTGCCGTTGGTAGATATTTCCAGTAAAAAATTGAACGTTAAGCAATCAACGCTGATGGAAATAGAGCGGGACCAGGTGAACACTTTGAATGTCAATAATGGCAGGAGAACTCAAAGCTACACCTTAAAGCCCGGTGAGAGTAAGGTAGGGTTCACTTTATGA
- a CDS encoding M1 family metallopeptidase → MNIKLLGRLTVAWLAMSGTSGSFAADPLNVTGDKFRQLEELLPTPNSYRTASGAPGHAYWQQQADYDIKVSLDDDKQLITASETITYTNNSPDILRYLWVQLDQNRFKPNSSGNLATPVDMEAIEPDTIPFKSFRRAVVSGEFPGGYQITKVADTRGRELRHTIVDTGMRIDLPQPLASGSRVSFQIGWAYKVIEQKALGGRSGYEYFERDDNYLYEIAQWFPRMAAYNDVSGWQNKQFLGRGEFALEFGDYRVAIEVPADHIVAATGVLQNPKDVLTSKQRERLRKARVASKPVMIVTKDEALENEKSRSNKRKTWVFEAENVRDFSWASSRKFLWDAQGYKKGGTDTMAMSFYPEEGTPLWDKYSTESIIHTIDVYNRYSFDYPYPVSISVNGPVGGMEYPMITFNGPRPEIDEEDRSKRTYSRRTKYGLISVIIHEVGHNYYPMIINSDERQWTWMDEGLNTFVQFLAEQEWEEKYPSRRGDARKIVEYMKSENQVPIMTNSESVLQLGNNAYGKPAAALNILRESIMGRELFDFAFREYAQRWKFKRPMPADFFRTMEDASGMDLDWFWRGWFYTTDNVDISLDAVHHYTVGTQNPEVEGPWKRAQHKREPETITVIENRAKKLTRIVDAKPELEDFYNTHDEFDVSNADRNSYQSKLENLEDWEKDMLKVESNVYVLDFSNIGGLVMPLFLRLEYEDGSVEDLRIPAEIWTRNAKKTSKMLVRDKSKVLKSVVLDPHWETADVNVENNFYPRRIIKSRLELFKDEKQRNLMKDWDEELEEKD, encoded by the coding sequence ATGAATATAAAATTACTCGGCCGCTTAACTGTGGCATGGCTTGCTATGTCCGGAACCTCGGGCAGCTTTGCCGCAGATCCCCTAAATGTAACCGGTGATAAGTTCCGCCAGCTGGAGGAACTACTGCCGACACCGAATAGCTATCGCACAGCTTCGGGAGCCCCTGGTCATGCCTATTGGCAGCAGCAGGCGGACTACGATATCAAGGTTTCATTGGATGATGATAAGCAACTGATCACTGCTTCAGAGACCATCACTTACACCAATAATTCGCCGGACATCCTGCGTTACTTGTGGGTGCAACTGGATCAAAATCGCTTCAAGCCAAATTCCTCTGGTAATTTGGCGACGCCGGTTGATATGGAAGCTATTGAACCGGACACCATTCCATTTAAGAGTTTTCGTCGTGCAGTAGTATCCGGTGAATTCCCAGGCGGATACCAGATTACTAAAGTGGCTGACACTCGGGGTAGGGAGCTTCGCCATACTATTGTCGATACCGGCATGCGAATTGACTTGCCCCAGCCTCTGGCCTCAGGTTCCAGAGTGAGTTTCCAGATTGGCTGGGCTTACAAGGTTATTGAGCAGAAAGCGCTGGGTGGGCGTTCCGGTTATGAATATTTTGAGCGCGACGATAACTATTTATACGAGATAGCCCAATGGTTCCCTCGTATGGCTGCATATAACGATGTTAGCGGGTGGCAAAACAAGCAGTTCCTGGGACGCGGCGAATTTGCGCTGGAGTTTGGGGATTATCGCGTTGCTATTGAAGTGCCAGCAGATCATATCGTTGCTGCAACCGGTGTTCTTCAAAATCCCAAGGATGTATTGACTTCCAAGCAGCGCGAGCGTTTGAGAAAGGCTCGAGTAGCGAGTAAGCCTGTGATGATTGTCACTAAGGATGAAGCGCTGGAGAACGAAAAGAGTCGTTCAAATAAGCGTAAAACCTGGGTATTTGAAGCTGAGAATGTACGTGACTTTTCTTGGGCTTCGTCACGTAAATTCCTGTGGGACGCACAGGGTTACAAGAAGGGTGGAACCGATACGATGGCTATGTCCTTTTACCCGGAAGAGGGGACTCCGCTATGGGATAAGTACTCGACAGAGTCCATTATTCATACAATAGATGTCTATAACCGCTACAGTTTTGACTATCCCTACCCTGTATCTATTTCAGTTAACGGCCCTGTGGGGGGAATGGAATACCCCATGATCACCTTTAATGGTCCGCGACCGGAAATAGATGAGGAGGACCGCAGCAAGCGCACTTATTCCCGTCGCACCAAGTATGGGCTTATCTCGGTGATCATTCATGAAGTAGGGCATAACTACTATCCTATGATCATCAATTCTGATGAGCGCCAGTGGACCTGGATGGATGAGGGGCTGAACACTTTCGTACAGTTCCTGGCTGAGCAGGAATGGGAAGAGAAGTATCCATCCCGCCGTGGCGATGCACGAAAAATTGTCGAATATATGAAGAGTGAGAACCAGGTTCCGATTATGACGAATTCGGAATCCGTACTTCAGCTTGGCAACAACGCCTACGGCAAGCCGGCGGCTGCACTGAATATCCTGCGTGAATCCATTATGGGGCGTGAGTTGTTTGACTTCGCTTTCCGCGAATACGCTCAGCGCTGGAAGTTCAAGCGCCCAATGCCAGCAGATTTTTTCCGCACTATGGAAGATGCATCAGGTATGGACCTGGATTGGTTCTGGCGCGGATGGTTCTACACCACTGATAATGTCGATATCAGCCTTGATGCCGTACATCATTACACCGTTGGTACACAAAATCCTGAAGTGGAAGGGCCTTGGAAGCGCGCCCAGCATAAACGGGAACCCGAGACTATCACTGTTATTGAAAATCGCGCGAAAAAGTTGACTCGAATCGTCGATGCTAAGCCGGAGTTGGAAGACTTCTATAATACTCACGATGAGTTTGACGTTTCTAATGCGGATCGCAATAGCTACCAAAGTAAACTAGAAAATCTAGAGGACTGGGAAAAAGACATGCTCAAGGTTGAGAGTAATGTCTACGTGCTGGACTTTAGCAATATTGGTGGCTTGGTGATGCCACTGTTCCTGCGGCTGGAATATGAAGATGGGAGTGTTGAGGATTTGCGTATCCCCGCTGAAATCTGGACTCGCAATGCCAAGAAGACCTCCAAAATGCTGGTGAGGGATAAAAGCAAGGTGCTTAAGTCTGTAGTACTCGATCCCCATTGGGAAACAGCGGACGTCAATGTGGAGAACAATTTCTATCCACGTCGAATTATCAAGTCACGCCTGGAACTATTTAAGGATGAAAAACAGCGTAACTTGATGAAGGATTGGGATGAGGAGCTTGAAGAGAAAGATTAA
- a CDS encoding GTP-binding protein yields the protein MAASQLIRGVPANVITGFLGVGKTTAIRHLLESKPADERWAVLVNEFGEVGVDGALFEPEQEGNIYIREVPGGCMCCAAGLPMQVALNQLLAKARPHRLIIEPTGLGHPREVLAALSDAVRGGVLDLRGTLTLVDARCIEDDRYLRSETFRQQLEVADLVVANKSDLYGPEDLQNLQRFLSFLGEGAEKPLQVVEQGRIELDWLQLPCSFQVSSGSDHHHPVTQAADEIELLPECGYLRSENSGEGYYSCGWRFSPEFIFDYDALFSLFSGTDAERIKGVFITEQGVFGFNKADKVLTVLELDDTLESRVEAINQARLDWDAMESSWIAALADNQGTETKVFYESK from the coding sequence GTGGCAGCTAGTCAGTTAATACGCGGGGTACCTGCCAACGTTATCACTGGTTTTTTGGGCGTCGGCAAGACAACGGCTATCCGGCATCTCCTGGAAAGTAAGCCCGCTGATGAGCGCTGGGCTGTTCTGGTCAATGAGTTTGGAGAAGTGGGTGTTGATGGCGCACTTTTTGAACCAGAACAGGAAGGCAATATTTATATTCGAGAGGTACCTGGCGGTTGTATGTGCTGTGCTGCTGGTTTGCCGATGCAGGTCGCTTTAAACCAGTTACTGGCTAAGGCCAGGCCCCATCGATTAATAATTGAGCCGACGGGCCTGGGGCACCCTAGAGAGGTGCTGGCGGCTTTGTCTGATGCAGTGCGCGGCGGTGTGTTGGACCTTCGCGGTACGCTAACTTTGGTCGATGCTCGCTGTATTGAAGACGACCGCTACTTACGCAGTGAGACTTTTCGGCAGCAATTAGAAGTTGCTGATCTGGTAGTGGCTAATAAGTCTGATCTCTACGGCCCCGAAGACTTGCAAAACCTTCAGCGATTTCTCTCGTTCTTAGGTGAGGGCGCTGAAAAACCGCTGCAAGTGGTGGAGCAGGGGCGTATCGAATTGGATTGGCTCCAACTGCCCTGCAGTTTTCAGGTCTCGTCGGGGAGTGACCACCACCACCCAGTAACTCAGGCGGCGGATGAGATTGAGCTATTGCCGGAGTGTGGCTATCTCCGCTCAGAGAATAGCGGAGAGGGTTACTACAGCTGTGGCTGGCGTTTTAGCCCCGAATTTATATTTGATTATGATGCGCTCTTTTCACTATTCAGTGGCACTGACGCTGAGAGAATCAAGGGGGTATTTATTACCGAGCAAGGTGTATTTGGATTTAATAAGGCTGACAAAGTGCTTACAGTTTTAGAGCTGGATGACACATTGGAAAGCCGGGTAGAGGCGATTAACCAAGCGCGTTTGGATTGGGATGCAATGGAGAGCTCCTGGATCGCTGCCCTGGCGGATAACCAGGGTACCGAAACAAAAGTGTTTTACGAATCCAAATAG
- a CDS encoding transcriptional repressor translates to MKASQIKQTLSVAEQTCRSSGARLTEKRKNVLTVLLRSKTPLSAYEIAEHYNGDFGDSIPAMSVYRMLDFLAAENLVHKLNSENKYLACAHIACDHSHQTPQFLICNRCSKVREIGIRPEVIDALRDTVESAGYHLQTSQLELDCVCDECSRDAA, encoded by the coding sequence ATGAAAGCATCCCAAATCAAACAGACCCTGAGTGTGGCGGAACAAACCTGTCGCAGTTCAGGTGCCCGCCTGACTGAAAAGCGTAAGAACGTTCTTACCGTGTTGTTGCGGTCAAAAACTCCGCTCTCTGCCTATGAAATAGCGGAGCATTACAATGGTGACTTTGGCGACTCAATTCCCGCCATGTCAGTCTATCGAATGCTGGACTTTCTGGCAGCAGAGAACCTGGTTCACAAACTCAATTCAGAAAACAAGTACCTGGCCTGTGCTCATATTGCCTGTGACCACAGCCACCAGACTCCACAGTTTTTAATCTGCAATCGCTGCAGCAAAGTGCGGGAAATTGGCATTAGGCCCGAAGTCATTGATGCATTGCGGGATACGGTTGAAAGTGCTGGATATCATCTCCAGACATCCCAATTGGAGCTGGATTGTGTTTGTGATGAGTGCAGCCGGGATGCAGCTTAG
- a CDS encoding DUF2796 domain-containing protein codes for MRLAGALFVVFFWAGPVAAEVGSHVHGKAMMYLVAEADRISVELESPTVDLVGFEHAPRNDAQERLLEQVAFNLSKPDHFLEFVGAQCHPLSVEVKAPYSAEVTSDNSVHSGFRASYQFKCDNLAEFNSVIVTLFERFPGIHGIAVQWISSGRQGAELLTGKDNKLQMK; via the coding sequence ATGAGGCTTGCAGGAGCATTGTTCGTTGTGTTTTTTTGGGCTGGCCCGGTGGCTGCAGAGGTGGGAAGCCATGTTCACGGTAAGGCGATGATGTACCTGGTGGCCGAAGCAGACAGAATCAGTGTCGAGCTGGAGTCGCCCACAGTCGACCTGGTGGGATTTGAGCATGCGCCACGTAACGATGCTCAAGAGCGGCTGTTAGAACAGGTTGCTTTTAATCTATCCAAGCCAGACCATTTTTTGGAGTTTGTCGGTGCTCAGTGCCATCCCTTAAGTGTGGAAGTTAAGGCGCCATATAGCGCAGAAGTTACCAGTGACAACTCAGTGCACAGTGGTTTCCGTGCTAGTTACCAATTCAAGTGTGATAATCTGGCAGAGTTCAACAGTGTCATTGTTACCCTGTTTGAGAGGTTTCCCGGTATTCATGGGATTGCAGTGCAATGGATCAGCTCCGGTCGTCAGGGGGCTGAACTGCTCACTGGTAAAGACAACAAATTGCAAATGAAATAG
- a CDS encoding MerC family mercury resistance protein produces MRDTLGILASGLCLLHCLLTPLLPVLGGLGILGALQEDQFLHLLLLVPVVILALASFPASCRRHQRYAVMIVGFSGALLLVGALYIEGVWELVASVLGAGLLIVAHWVNQRLIYRDALVE; encoded by the coding sequence GTGAGAGATACTTTAGGAATTTTGGCTTCTGGGCTTTGCTTGCTGCACTGTCTTTTGACTCCTTTGTTACCGGTATTGGGAGGTTTGGGGATATTGGGTGCTTTACAAGAGGACCAGTTTCTCCATTTGCTGTTGCTTGTACCCGTGGTAATTCTGGCCTTGGCCAGCTTCCCAGCCTCTTGCCGACGCCATCAGCGCTACGCGGTAATGATTGTTGGTTTCTCCGGGGCATTGCTATTGGTTGGTGCGCTATATATCGAGGGGGTATGGGAGCTAGTTGCCAGTGTTCTTGGTGCAGGCTTATTGATTGTTGCCCATTGGGTAAATCAGCGCTTGATTTATCGGGACGCTCTTGTCGAATAG
- a CDS encoding TraR/DksA C4-type zinc finger protein, which yields MPKISEQELLGMPASDYMNEKQLFFFQHRLMELKSDLMAEVEQGQQAIATTNLALADDLDRAAAEQENQQHLRFTGRKHLLLRKIQRALEKIKDGTYGYCEISGDPIGLQRLLLRPTAELSFEEKSRQEMLERDYSKQR from the coding sequence ATGCCAAAAATCAGTGAGCAAGAACTGCTGGGGATGCCCGCCTCAGACTATATGAACGAAAAACAACTATTCTTCTTCCAGCATCGTCTAATGGAATTGAAAAGCGACCTAATGGCAGAGGTTGAACAGGGACAGCAGGCTATTGCAACCACGAACCTTGCCTTAGCTGATGACCTGGACCGAGCGGCCGCAGAGCAGGAGAACCAGCAACACCTACGCTTTACAGGCCGCAAGCATCTACTTCTGCGCAAGATCCAGCGGGCATTAGAGAAGATTAAAGATGGCACTTACGGGTACTGTGAGATAAGTGGGGATCCGATCGGTTTGCAGCGACTGCTATTAAGGCCCACTGCAGAACTCTCTTTTGAAGAAAAAAGTCGCCAGGAAATGCTGGAACGCGACTACAGCAAGCAAAGGTAA
- a CDS encoding alpha/beta fold hydrolase — MKTKVSLIEVLAITLTCLATSACSQRIASFIDNAEDYSFNNRITADQIKDLDFKKDKYCPLQKKNCISYYYGPPLTDNKLQYSVKHGEGDKENNVKIDLTRNSMERSYDGTVILLHGFRTSKDFMINSALYFRFLGFQVVVPDLLGHGDSGGNKKYGVDDSNYINHLIDNLIKEGVIKDEDIYILGNSMGALTAAHISSQRQDISGIILSAPMPSFDEAVYNYAKRDHPLLSKIIPEKDFRKGAILALEKAKINLDDTKITPLLKSSKVPTLLILSDSDQISPYVDYENLKKDNVTLIKITGRYHPSMNTIGEVEHKEIIKWLNSTQS; from the coding sequence ATGAAAACCAAAGTATCTCTAATTGAAGTACTCGCCATTACCTTAACATGCTTAGCTACTTCAGCCTGCTCCCAAAGGATCGCAAGCTTTATAGACAATGCTGAAGATTATTCTTTTAACAACAGAATAACTGCCGATCAAATTAAAGACTTAGACTTCAAAAAAGACAAATATTGCCCACTGCAAAAAAAGAACTGTATTAGCTATTACTATGGTCCACCTTTAACCGATAACAAACTTCAGTACTCCGTAAAGCATGGAGAAGGCGACAAAGAGAACAATGTTAAAATCGATTTAACCAGAAACTCTATGGAGCGGAGTTACGATGGTACCGTAATCTTATTGCATGGATTTCGCACATCAAAAGATTTTATGATCAATTCAGCTTTATACTTCCGTTTTCTTGGGTTTCAGGTTGTTGTTCCAGATCTTCTCGGTCATGGTGATTCAGGTGGCAATAAAAAATACGGGGTGGATGACAGCAATTATATTAACCACCTCATTGACAATTTAATTAAAGAGGGCGTCATTAAAGATGAGGATATTTATATTCTGGGAAATTCGATGGGCGCACTAACGGCAGCCCATATCTCTTCCCAACGACAAGACATTAGCGGAATTATTCTTTCGGCTCCAATGCCATCATTTGATGAAGCTGTGTACAATTATGCAAAACGTGACCACCCACTACTTAGCAAAATTATCCCTGAAAAAGACTTTCGCAAGGGTGCAATTCTGGCTCTAGAGAAAGCCAAAATCAATCTGGATGACACGAAGATAACACCACTCCTAAAGTCCTCCAAGGTTCCAACACTACTAATACTCTCAGATTCAGACCAAATATCTCCTTATGTGGATTATGAAAACTTGAAAAAAGACAATGTAACGTTAATTAAAATTACTGGCAGATATCACCCAAGCATGAATACAATAGGAGAAGTCGAACATAAAGAAATTATTAAATGGCTTAACAGCACTCAAAGTTAG